From the Pontibaca methylaminivorans genome, the window CGCCTCGTCATCCAGCGGGATCGCGCCGATGTCGTCCACATGTCCCTCGGGCGGGGTGAACAGGTCGCGCCCGTCCGCCGCGACATGCAGATGCCGCCCGGAGGCGCGGATCAGATCGACGGCATTCTGGATCGCGGTCAGGGTCTTGAGGCCGAGAAAGTCGAATTTCACCAGTCCCGCCTGCTCGACCCATTTCATGTTGAACTGCGTCGCCGGCATGTCCGAGCGCGGATCCTGATAGAGCGGCACCAGTTCGTCCAGCGGCCGATCGCCAATCACGACCCCGGCGGCATGGGTCGAGGCGTTGCGCAACAGCCCCTCGAGCTGGCGCCCGTAACGCAGCAGGCGGTCCACCACCTCTTCGGCGCGGGCGGCCTCGCGCAGGCGCGGCTCGTCGGCCAGTGCCTTTTCGATGCTGACGGGTTTCACCCCCTCGACCGGGATCAGCTTCGACAGGCGATCGACCTGCCCGTAGGGCATCTGCAGCACCCGCCCCACGTCGCGCACCGCCGCCTTGGACAGCAGCGCGCCGAAGGTGATGATCTGTCCGACCCGGTCGTGACCGTATTTCTCCTGAACGTAATGGATCACCTCTTCGCGGCGATCCATGCAGAAGTCGATGTCGAAGTCGGGCATGGAGACCCGTTCGGGGTTCAGGAAGCGTTCGAACAGCAGGCTGTAGCGCAGCGGATCAAGGTCGGTGATGGTCAGCGCATAGGCCACGAGCGACCCGGCACCCGACCCGCGCCCCGGCCCGACCGGAATCCCCTGTTCCTTGGCCCATTTGATGAAATCGGCCACGATCAGGAAATAGCCGGGAAACCCCATCTGCTCGATGACGCCCAGTTCGTATTCGAGCCGCGCCTCGTAATCCGCGATCTCCGCCGCATGGGGAATCACCGCGAGCCGTGCCGCCAGCCCGGCATGGGCCTGCCGGCGCAGTTCCTCCACCTCGTCATCGGCGAATCGCGGCAGGATCGGCGCGTGACGGGGCACCACGAAGGCGCAGCGCCGGGCGATCTCGACCGTGTTTTCCAGCGCCTCGGGCAGATCGGCGAACAGGGTCGCCATTTCCTGCTGCGACTTGAAATAATGCTGCGGCGTCAGGCGGCGGCGCGGTTCCTGCTGATCGACATAGGCTCCCTCGCTGATGCAGATCAGCGCGTCATGGGCCTCGTACATGTCGGCATCGGGGAAATAGACGTCATTGGTCGCGACCAGCGGCAGATCCATGGCATAGGCAAGCTCGACATGCCCGCGCTCGACAAGGCGGGCGGCATCGCTCGGGCCGCCCTCCCCCGGGTGGCGCTGGAGCTCGACGTAAAGCCGGCCGGGAAAGGCGCGTGCAAGCCGGGACAGCAGCGCCTCGGCCCCGGCCCGCTGCCCCTGGGCCAGCAGCCGCCCGACCGGGCCGTCAGGTCCGCCCGAAAGGCAGATCAGCCCCTCGGCATGGGCCTCGACCTCGTCAAGGCCGACCTGCGGGCGCTGCCCGTGCCGGGCCAGATAAAGGCGGCTGTTCAGCTTCATCAGATTGCCGTATCCCGCCGCCGACTGGGCAAGCAGCACGAGTGGCGCGGGCGGCTCCTCCGTCTTGCCGCCCGGTCCCGCCGGCGCACCGAGGTCGATCTGGCAGCCGATGATCGGCTGGATCCCGGCCCCGACGGCCCCCACCGAAAAGGTGAGCGCGCCGAACATGTTGTTGGTGTCGGTCACGGCGACCGCCGGCATCCCCGCCTTGCGGCAGAGTCCGGGCAGCGCATCGAGCCGCACCGCCCCCTCGAGCAGGGAATATTCGCTGTGCACCCGCAGGTGGATGAATTGCGGCGGTTCCTTGGTCACGGGGCGGGGGTTCCTTCCGGTTCCGAAGCGGCCCTGCAGGCGGGCTGCGCGGGGAGCGCGATCAGGGGCGTTCAGCCCTCGGCCAGCACGGCGCGAATCTTTTCGGCATGGGCGGCGATCTCTTCCTGGTCGCCCATGTGCCCGGGCGGCAACAGCCGGTCCCCCTCGCGGCGCGGGAGCACATGGAAATGCAGGTGGAACACCTCCTGCCCGCCGATGGTCTCGTTGAACTGCTGAACCGTGACCCCGCCGGCACCGAACGCCTTCATCACCGCGTGGGACAGCTTCTGCGTGGTCGCCATGCAGGCCGCAAGCTGGGCCGCGCTTGCGTCCAGCAGGTTGCGGCAGGGGGTCTTCGGAATCACCAGCACATGCCCCGGCACGCGCGGCATGATATCCATGAAGGCGAGCGTCTCGTCATCTTCGTAAACCCGCGTCGACGGAAGCTCCCCGCGCAGGATCCTGGCGAATATGTTGTCGGGATCGTAAGCCATGGGCTCAAACCTTTCTCACTAGGGGCGCGGAATATCCGGGCCGGGGCGGATGGAAAGAGGACGGGACCGGATCGCAGGGCCGTGCCGGCCGGCGCCGCGGCCCCGGTCCATATCCTGTCCGCACCTTCAACTCCACCATTGAAGCATCTTGTTCTCCACTCTAAAAGCTATTGTGATAGCCGACCAGCAACCAGGCCGGAACAGATTCATTCAACGGGAGGCCCCCATGGCGGACGCAGCCATTCAAGAACAAGGGCAGGACGGAAAACACGGTTTCTTCACGCGGTGGTTCATGTCCACGAACCACAAGGACATCGGCATCCTCTACATGTTCACGTCGGCCTTCGTGGGGCTGATCGCGGTCCTGCTGTCGGTCTACATGCGGCTCGAACTGATGGAACCCGGCGTGCAATACATGTGCATGGAGGGGGCGCGGCTGCTTCCTTCGGCCGGGGAATGCACGCCGAACGGGCATCTCTGGAACATCATGGTCACCTATCACGGCGTCCTGATGATGTTCTTCGTGGTGATCCCGGCGCTGTTCGGGGGGTTCGGCAACTATTTCATGCCGCTGATGATCGGCGCGCCCGATGCCGCCTTCCCGCGCATGAACAACCTCAGCTACTGGCTTTATGTCGCCGGCACGAGCCTGGCGGTGCTGTCGATGTTCGTGCCCGGGGGCGATGGCCAGACCGGCGCCGGCGTCGGCTGGGTGCTCTATCCGCCGCTTTCCACCCGTGACAGCGGCATGTCGATGGATCTGATCATCTTTGCCGTGCACCTGTCGGGGGCGTCCTCGATCCTCGGCGCGATCAACCTGATCACCACCTTCCTCAACATGCGCGCGCCCGGCATGACCCTGTTCAAGGTGCCGCTTTTCGCCTGGTCGATCTTCGTCACCGCATGGATGATCCTTGCCGCGCTGCCGGTGCTGGCAGGTGCCATCACCATGCTGCTGATGGACCGCAACTTCGGCTTTACCTTCTTTGATGCCGCGGGCGGGGGCGACCCTGTGCTTTACCAGCACCTGCTGTGGTTCTTCGGCCACCCCGAGGTCTATATCGTGATCCTGCCCGGCTTCGGCATCATCAGCCACGTGGTCGCGACCTTCTCGAAAAAGCCGATCTTCGGCTATCTGGGCATGGTCTGGGCGCTGATCGCCATCGGCTTCCTCGGCTTCGCGGTCTGGGCGCACCACATGTTCACGGCCGGCATGTCGCTCCAGCAGCAGGCCTATTTCCAGCTTGCCTCGATGACCATCGCCGTGCCGACCGGCATCAAGGTCTTCAGCTGGATCGCCACCATGTGGCGCGGCTCGATCGAGTTCAAGACGCCCATGCTCTTCACCATCGGCTTCCTGTTCCTGTTCACCATCGGCGGCGTGACCGGCGTGGTCGTGGCGCAGGCTTCGGTCGATCGCTACTATCACGACACCTATTACGTCGTCGCGCATTTCCACTATGTGATGAGCCTCGGCGCGGTGTTCGCGATCTTTGCCGGCGTCTATTACTGGTTCGCCAAGATGTCGGGGCGCCAGTATCCCGAATGGGCCGGAAAGCTGCATTTCTGGATGTTCTTCATCGGCGCGAACCTGACCTTCTTCCCGCAGCACTTCCTGGGCCGTCAGGGGATGCCGCGCCGCTATATCGACTACCCCGAGGGCTTCGCCTTCTGGAACCATGTCTCGAGCATCGGCGCCTTCATCTCCTTCGCCTCGCTGATACTGTTCATCGGCATCGTGTTCTACACGCTGTTCGCGGGGCGGCGGGTGACCAGCCCGAACTACTGGAACGAATATGCCGACACGCTGGAGTGGACCCTTCCCACCCCGCTGCCCGAGCACACGTTCGAAGACCTGCCCAAGCCCGAGGACTGGGAGCGCCACCCGCACCCGGCCGGCTGAGCAGACTTCCAGCACGACAAATGATCCCGCCCGAAGCCGCTTCGGGCGGGATCGTCATTTCGGGCCGGGCGCCATTTGGCGGCTTTATCCGTGCCGGGCCCCGCACGCGCTCTCGGGCGCAGACGGGCAGCGCGCCCCCGTTCTCCCCCGCCCGTGACTTTCCCGCACCGCAAGGTGCAGCACGGCGTTCCGCCGGCGGCCGGCCTGTGCTAGGCTCGTGGTCTGATCATGCCATACGACTGGAACAGGACCGAAGCGGGCAGCAATGTGCAGGAGCTTCATCTCTGGCCGCATCAGTCCCTGCGGCCAAAGGGCTATGCCTGGTTTCTCGGCATCACCTTCGCTCTCATGGCGCTGCCGCTTGTCGCGCTGCTGGGCACTCCGGTGCTCTGGGGCGTGCTGCCATTCGTGCTGCTCGTGGTCGGCGGCATCTGGTTCGCGCTGGACCGCAACCGGCGCGACACGCAGATCCTGGAAATCCTGACCCTGACCGGCGACATGGCGCGGCTGGTCCGGCTCGACCCCCATGGCGAGCGGAAGGAATGGGCCTGCAACCGCTACTGGGTCCATGCCGAGATGCACGACGCCGACGGCCCCGTGCCGCATTACGTGACGCTGCACGGCGCCGGGCGCGAGGTCGAGATCGGGGCCTTCCTGTCCGAAGACGAACGCCTGTCGCTTTACGACGACCTGAACATCCGGCTGCACCGCAGCGGCTGAGCCCGCCACCGGCCGGCCCGCGGGCCTATTCGCCGCAAAGCCGCGCCTTGACCATGGGGCCGACCACGGCAAAGTTCATCTGCCCGCCGTATTGGGCCTTGAGGTCGGCCATGACCCGGCCCATGTCGCGGATCGACCCGGCCTCGAGCCGAGTGATCGCATCATCAATCGCCGCCTCGACCTCGTCATCGGTCAGCTGGCGGGGCAGGAATTCATTGATGATGCCGATCTCGTCGCGCTCGTGTTCGGCAAGGTCGAGCCGCCCGCCCTCCTCATAGGCATGCGCGCTTTCCATGCGCTGCTTGACCATGCGACTCAGGATCGCGAGGATCTCGGCATCGCCAACGCTGGCGTCGCCTTCCTGCGCGCGGACAGCGATATCCTGATCCTTGATCGCCGCATTGATCAGGCGAAGCGTCGAAAGGCGGCTCGTGGCCCTTTCTTTCATCGCCTGCTTGATCGCCTCGCTGATCCTCGTGCGCATATCCATGTTTCGGGCTCCATCCGGCCAGTCAGGGGTGCGGAGATTATCCCTGCCCGCGGGACAAGACAACCGTCTGCGATAGCGCCACCGCCTTGCAACCGCCCACCCGCACAAACCGGCGCGCGAGCGGGTTGACCACATCCGGCCCTGCGCGTAAACCGCAGCCAACCACCCGCCGCAGCAGGAGAGTCGCGCCATGGCCCCATCCAAGCCAACCGCCTGTCTCGCCCTTTCCGACGGCACCTTGTTCCCGGGTCACGGCTTTGGCGCCACCGGGCAAGGCACGGGCACCCCCGCCTTCAGCACCGCGATGAGCGGCTACCAGGAAGCGCTGACCGACCCCGCGAGCGCCGGTCATATCATTGTCTTTACCTTTCCGCATATCGGCAACACCGGCACCACCCCCGAGGACGACGAATCCGGTGTCGCCACAGCCGCCGGCCTCGTGCTCGGCTGCGCGCCGGGTGCGCCGAGCAACTGGCGCAACCGCCAGCCGCTCGATGCCTGGGCCAAGGAAAAGGGGCTGATCGGCATTCATGGTGTCGATACCCGCCGCCTTGCCCGCGCCATCCGCGACCGCGGCGTGACGGGCGCCGCGCTGATCCACGATCCGGCCGGCAATATCGACGCGACGGCCGCGCTTGCCACGGCACGCGCCATGGCCGGCACGCAACCCGACTCCGGTGCACCAAACACCGCGAACGACTGGACGCAGCCGCTCTGGACCTGGCCCGAGGGCTATGGGCAGGCCGGCACCGCGCAGCATAGCGTGGTGGTGATCGACCTTGGCGCCAAGCGCAACAGCCTGCGCGCGCTCGTCTCCGCAGGCTGCGCGGTGCAGGTCGTCCCCGCCAGCGCCACGATCGAAGAGGTGCTTGCGCTGAAGCCGGACGGGGTGTTCCTGTCGGGCGGGCCCGGCGATCCGGCCGTTGTCGCCGAAACGGCGCTGCCCCTGATTCGCGCGCTGCTCGCGCAGGAGGGGATTGCGCTCTTCGGCACCGGACTTGGCCATCAACTGCTCGCGCTGGCGCTCGGGGCGCAGGTGCTGCGCCTGCCCCACGGGCATCACGGAACGAACCATCCGGTCATGGATCTGGCCACCGGCAAGGTCGAGATCACCAGCATGAACCACGGGTTTGCGGTGGACGCCCGCTCGCTCCCCGCCGGAGTGGTCGAGACCCACCGTTCGCTGTTCGACGGCACCAACTGCGGGATCCGGGTCGAGGGCCGCGCGGTCTGGTCGCTCCAGCATGGCCCCGAGGCCAGCCCCGGCCCTCACGACAGCCTGCATCACTTCACGCGCTTTGCCGCGGCCATGGCGACGGGCGCGCTCGCCTGATCGCGGGGCGGCGCAGGTTCGTCACACTCATTTTAACCGCCTGTTAACAAAGCCTGTTCAATCTTGGCGCGAGTTTCGTTCTTGCGTCCGGTATGTTCATGGCGACCCTTCTGCAGTTTCACGACCGGTCAACGCCCGCGCGCCAAACGCCGCGGGTGCATGTCCTGCTCGGGCGTCAACTGGTCCGCATGGGCGCGATCCGCGCCGATCAGTTGCTGAAGGCGCTGCGCCTGCAGCCAACGCTGGACGCCCCGATCGGGGAAATCCTTATGGCCGAGGGCTGGGTCGAGCCGGACCAGATCGAGACCGCGCTCGCGGCGCAGCACCGCCTGCCCCGCGCCGACCTGCACCGGGATCCGCCGGAATCGTCGCTCTGCCGAAGCCTGCCGTCGTCATTCTGGCTGCATCACCGTGTCATCCCGTGGAAACGCCAGGACGGGCGCGTGCTGGTGGCGACATCGCGGCCGGACCAGTTCGAGGCGCTTCGGGGACCGCTTGGCGACGTATTCGGGGATACCGCGCCGGTCCTGGCGGGTGACGCGATGATCGCGGCCGCCATAGCGGCAGAGTTTTCGCAGGATCTTGCGGCCTCGGCGAGCGAACGGGTCGCGCCCGAATACAGTTGCCGCAACTGGCGCCATACGAATCGCACGATCCTGCCCGCGGTGCTCGTGCTCATGGTGCTGGCGCTCGCGCTCGCGCCCGCGCAGGTCTTTGCCATGCTCTGCGTTCTGGCGGTCGCGTCGCTCACGCTCTTTGCCGTGCTGAAGCTCGTCGCGGCGAGTGCGAATTTCCTGGCCCCGATCCCCGATGCCGGGCCACCCGCGATGCCCGCCGGCAAACCCCTGCCGCGCGTATCGGTGCTGGTGCCGCTGTTTCGCGAGCGTGAAATCCTTGGCGACCTGCTGGCGCGGCTCGACCTTCTGACCTATCCGCGCGCCCTGCTCGAGGTGATCCTCGTGCTCGAACAGGAAGACGACGTGACCCGGGCGACGCTGTCCGAACACAGCCTGCCCGGCTGGATCCGCGTGATCGAGGTTCCGGCCCATGGCGGCCTGACGACCAAGCCCCGCGCAATGAACTATGCGCTGGATTTCTGTCGCGGCGACATCATCGGCGTCTGGGATGCCGAGGACGCCCCCGAACCCGACCAGATCGAGACCGTGGCCGCCCGCTTTGCCGTCGCCCCGCCCGAGGTCGTCTGCCTGCAGGGCGTGCTCGATTACTACAACCCGCGCACCAACTGGCTCGCACGCTGCTTCACCATCGAATATTCAGCCTGGTTCCGGGTGATCCTGCCCGGAATCGCGCGGCTTGGCCTCGTGGTGCCGCTCGGCGGGACGACGCTGTTCTTCCGCCGCAGCGTGCTCGAGGAACTGGGGGGATGGGATGCGCATAACGTGACCGAGGATGCCGATCTCGGCGTGCGGCTCTGCCGGGCCGGTTATCGCACCGAGATGATCCCGACCACCACCTATGAAGAGGCGAACTGCCGCCCCTGGCCCTGGATCAAGCAGCGTTCGCGCTGGCTCAAGGGGTTCATGGTGACCTATCTCGTGCATATGCGCGACCCGCTGGGGCTGCTGCGCGATCTCGGACCGTGGCGGTTTCTCGGCGTGCAGACGTTCTTCATCGGAACGCTCAGCCAGTTCCTGCTGGCCCCGGCGCTCTGGTCGTTCTGGCTGATCCTGGCCGGGCAGCCGCATCCGCTGCTGACCGGGCTCGCATCCTCCACAGTGATGGGGCTTTGCGCGCTGTTCCTGGCCGTCGAAGTCCTCGGGATCATCCTGGGTGCGGCCGGTGTCTGGCGCGGCGGCCGGCGCTCTCTCGCGCTTTTCGTGCCGACGATGATCTTCTATTTCCCGCTCGGCTGCATCGCCGCCTACAAGGCGCTTTACGAACTGCTCATGCGGCCCTTCTACTGGGACAAGACCCAGCACGGACATGCCGCGCCCGAAACCGGCTCCCCCGCGCAGCCGGTCGCCCAGCCGGTGCCGGGCCCGGATCCGGTCGGAGCGATCCCCTGAGCGCAACCCGCGCGGCGCCCGATCGGGACCACGGCATCGGGATTACCGTCCTCGGGATCACCCTCATGGCACCCTCTCCGGCGCTGTCCTCACTCCCGGCGCGCAGCGGTGCCACCCGAAGGCAAGGCCCGTGTGCCGCCCGGGGCGGGTCGGCCACCCTGCCGTTTTCGCACCGCCGCTGACCCGGCGGAGCCTCTCTCACGACCCTGCAAGGCCGCAAGCGCTAGCCCCGGTTCCGCCGGCCGATGGCCCGAAACAGAACCGCCCGCCCCTGCCGCGGCGGGGCGCCCGGGCACGCGGCGTGCACAATCGGCGTTCCGGTTCAGCCGCCCTGCTGTTCCCGCGCGTCGGCATCGCGGCGCAGGCGGGTCATGAAGGCATCCGAGATATGCGCGCGCACCGCCTTTTCGGCGGCCTCTTCATCGCGGGCAGCGATCGCGGCCACGATGCCCTCGTGCTCTTCCTGCGCGACCTGGCCCCGCCCTTCGGCGGCGAGCGACGTGCTCGCCATCAGCGCCATGGTGCGATAGACGAGATCGAGCTGCTGCACCAGATAACGGTTGTGCGACGCCAGATGGATCTGCTTGTGGAAACGCCGGTTCGCCCGCGACAGCGCCACCGGATCCTCGATCAGCCGGTTGTCGGCGGCCACCATCTCGCGCAGCACCGCCACCTCTTCGCTGGTGGCGTGGCGGGCGGCAAGACGCGCCGCCAGCCCCTCGAGTTCGCGGCGCACCACGTAAAGCTCGGCCATCTGATCGTGATCGAGCGTCGCCACGATCAGCGACCGCCCGTCGCGCTCCAGCAGCGACTGCGTTTCGAGCCGCTGCAGGGCCTCGCGGACCGGGGTGCGCGATACGCCGAACCGCTCCGCCAGTTCGCTTTCCACCAGCCGGTCGCCCGGACGGTAAAGCCCCGCGTCGATGGCCCGCACGATCATCTCGTAGACATCCGCCGGCTGTTTGCTGACATTTCCCATGAGGATGCGCCTCCCCTGACACCGCGCTCTTACTAGCGGCGATATTCGCGCCGGATCAAGCCCGGTCGTTGCAAAGGCCGCCGCCGCGGCATAGATCACGGGGCATGACGCGCACGCATTTCTCACATGTAAAGCACTGGGTGTTCGACCTCGACAACACGCTTTATCCGGTCGAGGCCCGGCTGTTCGACCAGGTCCGGGCGCGCATGACCGATTATCT encodes:
- the dnaE gene encoding DNA polymerase III subunit alpha, producing the protein MTKEPPQFIHLRVHSEYSLLEGAVRLDALPGLCRKAGMPAVAVTDTNNMFGALTFSVGAVGAGIQPIIGCQIDLGAPAGPGGKTEEPPAPLVLLAQSAAGYGNLMKLNSRLYLARHGQRPQVGLDEVEAHAEGLICLSGGPDGPVGRLLAQGQRAGAEALLSRLARAFPGRLYVELQRHPGEGGPSDAARLVERGHVELAYAMDLPLVATNDVYFPDADMYEAHDALICISEGAYVDQQEPRRRLTPQHYFKSQQEMATLFADLPEALENTVEIARRCAFVVPRHAPILPRFADDEVEELRRQAHAGLAARLAVIPHAAEIADYEARLEYELGVIEQMGFPGYFLIVADFIKWAKEQGIPVGPGRGSGAGSLVAYALTITDLDPLRYSLLFERFLNPERVSMPDFDIDFCMDRREEVIHYVQEKYGHDRVGQIITFGALLSKAAVRDVGRVLQMPYGQVDRLSKLIPVEGVKPVSIEKALADEPRLREAARAEEVVDRLLRYGRQLEGLLRNASTHAAGVVIGDRPLDELVPLYQDPRSDMPATQFNMKWVEQAGLVKFDFLGLKTLTAIQNAVDLIRASGRHLHVAADGRDLFTPPEGHVDDIGAIPLDDEATYRLYSAARTVAVFQVESSGMMDALKRMRPTTIEDIVALVALYRPGPMENIPAYCEVKNGTRERAGIHPLIDHILEETQGIIVYQEQVMQIAQEMAGYSLGGADLLRRAMGKKIAEEMAKERPKFEKGAMEKGVDRQKASEVFDLLEKFANYGFNKSHAAAYAVVSYQTAWLKANHPVEFMAGVMNCDIHLTDKLAVYFEEVEKGLSLPWVGPCVNRSGAEFTVVDGALVYGLAALKNVGLEAMRLITRARGDRPFATLYDFARRVDLKQVGKRALEMLARAGAFDALDRNRRRVFESLDALVAYSAAVQEQTRSNQVSLFGESGDDLPEPRLAERPDWLPAERLAEEFAAIGFYLSGHPLDDYAAPLRRKGVMTLEEVTARAESGPFVAKLAGVVAGRQERKSAKGNRFAFVQLSDRSGAYEITLFSEALEAAREFLEPGAKIVVTAEATLESDQLKLLARSVAPIDAVTASVGTSGLRVYVERPGVVETLANVLEQAAEVARGAARGPVHLCLLDAGLPGEVEIDLGAEFAISPQIRGALKSLDGVMAVEDL
- a CDS encoding HIT family protein, with translation MAYDPDNIFARILRGELPSTRVYEDDETLAFMDIMPRVPGHVLVIPKTPCRNLLDASAAQLAACMATTQKLSHAVMKAFGAGGVTVQQFNETIGGQEVFHLHFHVLPRREGDRLLPPGHMGDQEEIAAHAEKIRAVLAEG
- the ctaD gene encoding cytochrome c oxidase subunit I, which produces MADAAIQEQGQDGKHGFFTRWFMSTNHKDIGILYMFTSAFVGLIAVLLSVYMRLELMEPGVQYMCMEGARLLPSAGECTPNGHLWNIMVTYHGVLMMFFVVIPALFGGFGNYFMPLMIGAPDAAFPRMNNLSYWLYVAGTSLAVLSMFVPGGDGQTGAGVGWVLYPPLSTRDSGMSMDLIIFAVHLSGASSILGAINLITTFLNMRAPGMTLFKVPLFAWSIFVTAWMILAALPVLAGAITMLLMDRNFGFTFFDAAGGGDPVLYQHLLWFFGHPEVYIVILPGFGIISHVVATFSKKPIFGYLGMVWALIAIGFLGFAVWAHHMFTAGMSLQQQAYFQLASMTIAVPTGIKVFSWIATMWRGSIEFKTPMLFTIGFLFLFTIGGVTGVVVAQASVDRYYHDTYYVVAHFHYVMSLGAVFAIFAGVYYWFAKMSGRQYPEWAGKLHFWMFFIGANLTFFPQHFLGRQGMPRRYIDYPEGFAFWNHVSSIGAFISFASLILFIGIVFYTLFAGRRVTSPNYWNEYADTLEWTLPTPLPEHTFEDLPKPEDWERHPHPAG
- a CDS encoding DUF2244 domain-containing protein, translated to MPYDWNRTEAGSNVQELHLWPHQSLRPKGYAWFLGITFALMALPLVALLGTPVLWGVLPFVLLVVGGIWFALDRNRRDTQILEILTLTGDMARLVRLDPHGERKEWACNRYWVHAEMHDADGPVPHYVTLHGAGREVEIGAFLSEDERLSLYDDLNIRLHRSG
- a CDS encoding GatB/YqeY domain-containing protein, with the protein product MDMRTRISEAIKQAMKERATSRLSTLRLINAAIKDQDIAVRAQEGDASVGDAEILAILSRMVKQRMESAHAYEEGGRLDLAEHERDEIGIINEFLPRQLTDDEVEAAIDDAITRLEAGSIRDMGRVMADLKAQYGGQMNFAVVGPMVKARLCGE
- the carA gene encoding glutamine-hydrolyzing carbamoyl-phosphate synthase small subunit produces the protein MAPSKPTACLALSDGTLFPGHGFGATGQGTGTPAFSTAMSGYQEALTDPASAGHIIVFTFPHIGNTGTTPEDDESGVATAAGLVLGCAPGAPSNWRNRQPLDAWAKEKGLIGIHGVDTRRLARAIRDRGVTGAALIHDPAGNIDATAALATARAMAGTQPDSGAPNTANDWTQPLWTWPEGYGQAGTAQHSVVVIDLGAKRNSLRALVSAGCAVQVVPASATIEEVLALKPDGVFLSGGPGDPAVVAETALPLIRALLAQEGIALFGTGLGHQLLALALGAQVLRLPHGHHGTNHPVMDLATGKVEITSMNHGFAVDARSLPAGVVETHRSLFDGTNCGIRVEGRAVWSLQHGPEASPGPHDSLHHFTRFAAAMATGALA
- a CDS encoding glycosyltransferase, whose protein sequence is MATLLQFHDRSTPARQTPRVHVLLGRQLVRMGAIRADQLLKALRLQPTLDAPIGEILMAEGWVEPDQIETALAAQHRLPRADLHRDPPESSLCRSLPSSFWLHHRVIPWKRQDGRVLVATSRPDQFEALRGPLGDVFGDTAPVLAGDAMIAAAIAAEFSQDLAASASERVAPEYSCRNWRHTNRTILPAVLVLMVLALALAPAQVFAMLCVLAVASLTLFAVLKLVAASANFLAPIPDAGPPAMPAGKPLPRVSVLVPLFREREILGDLLARLDLLTYPRALLEVILVLEQEDDVTRATLSEHSLPGWIRVIEVPAHGGLTTKPRAMNYALDFCRGDIIGVWDAEDAPEPDQIETVAARFAVAPPEVVCLQGVLDYYNPRTNWLARCFTIEYSAWFRVILPGIARLGLVVPLGGTTLFFRRSVLEELGGWDAHNVTEDADLGVRLCRAGYRTEMIPTTTYEEANCRPWPWIKQRSRWLKGFMVTYLVHMRDPLGLLRDLGPWRFLGVQTFFIGTLSQFLLAPALWSFWLILAGQPHPLLTGLASSTVMGLCALFLAVEVLGIILGAAGVWRGGRRSLALFVPTMIFYFPLGCIAAYKALYELLMRPFYWDKTQHGHAAPETGSPAQPVAQPVPGPDPVGAIP
- a CDS encoding GntR family transcriptional regulator, with the protein product MGNVSKQPADVYEMIVRAIDAGLYRPGDRLVESELAERFGVSRTPVREALQRLETQSLLERDGRSLIVATLDHDQMAELYVVRRELEGLAARLAARHATSEEVAVLREMVAADNRLIEDPVALSRANRRFHKQIHLASHNRYLVQQLDLVYRTMALMASTSLAAEGRGQVAQEEHEGIVAAIAARDEEAAEKAVRAHISDAFMTRLRRDADAREQQGG